The following proteins come from a genomic window of Theileria equi strain WA chromosome 2 map unlocalized gcontig_1105316255037, whole genome shotgun sequence:
- a CDS encoding signal peptide containing protein (encoded by transcript BEWA_036440A) — MRIAHTLLAIFLIRWVRCGGNNGAKEALKGAEKRNPSESTDPENSLVSKVDGSLFDLEEGEEGGFKVLKLKAKEGTSTNKVLYDGRVVWKGKDPKDACSIAIFYLGEKEPLGALYRFKRDGRLMEGYRSFSGGNWTSVNKDELTKLVKEAHSTPVTQSDGRVENDPSLESDTGTIDLNNPDSSQCQEFDYYYDDNLTRLIVPLSGRSIKKLKDDANHIWSLGNGETLQHAKAYLDKDKKPEVVFVVVKKSSGISRKYYLKNDIGWVETLLSFPDRINLIKTETKNKTDVTIDIGSEKDTEQCYLIPTELLGLQVKMFVPKLDYLVKEVKNGSESLWKAAEGKDERCLSSEIYTKGNSNPLLLITLKDKEFKSEYFEREGGEWKGINKTEFDKKKNAMQTA, encoded by the coding sequence atgaggattGCTCATACACTCTTGGCAATATTTCTAATAAGATGGGTAAGGTGTGGAGGCAATAATGGTGCCAAAGAAGCATTAAAGGGCGCAGAGAAACGGAATCCCTCGGAATCTACAGACCCTGAAAACTCCTTGGTTTCCAAAGTAGATGGGTCACTGTTCGATCTTGAAGAAGGAGAAGAAGGTGGATTTAAGGTTCTTAAATTAAAGGCTAAGGAGGGTACTTCTACCAACAAAGTTTTATACGACGGTAGAGTAGTTTGGAAAGGTAAAGATCCAAAGGATGCATGTTCAATAGCCATCTTCTACCTCGGAGAAAAGGAACCATTAGGCGCTCTATACAGATTCAAGAGAGACGGAAGACTGATGGAAGGTTACCGTTCATTCTCTGGTGGGAATTGGACCTCAGTCAATAAGGATGAATTGACAAAATTAGTTAAAGAAGCTCATTCTACTCCAGTTACTCAGTCAGATGGACGTGTTGAAAATGATCCATCTTTAGAATCGGATACTGGTACCATTGATTTAAATAATCCAGACAGCTCTCAATGTCAAGAATTTGACTATTACTATGATGATAACTTAACTAGACTTATTGTTCCTCTTTCCGGAAGGTCAATAAAAAAGCTAAAAGATGATGCGAACCACATATGGTCATTAGGAAATGGAGAGACATTGCAACATGCCAAGGCATATCTTGACAAGGATAAAAAACCTGAAGTAGTGTTTGTTGTGGTGAAAAAATCTTCTGGCATATCACGAAAGTATTATCTTAAGAATGACATCGGTTGGGTAGAAACTTTACTTTCATTTCCTGATAGAATCAATCTAATTAAGACAGAGACGAAAAACAAAACAGACGTTACTATTGACATTGGAAGTGAAAAGGACACTGAACAATGTTATCTAATTCCAACCGAATTGCTCGGTCTACAggtaaaaatgtttgttcCAAAACTTGATTACCTTGTCAAGGAAGTTAAAAATGGTAGTGAGTCTCTCTGGAAGGCGGCTGAGGGCAAGGACGAGAGATGTCTTTCATCAGAAATTTACACAAAAGGGAATAGCAACCCACTTCTTCTTATAACGCTCAAGGATAAGGAATTTAAGTCCGAATATTTTGAGAGGGAAggtggagaatggaaaggaATTAATAAAACAGAGTTTGACAAGAAAAAGAATGCCATGCAAACCGCTTGA
- a CDS encoding hypothetical protein (encoded by transcript BEWA_036430A) has product MVVERGEFVWLAPSEEKLVSLSLTSKKDVPFYALLESTIDGTSKKYYFKHRDELMTQKCKTSHEVVLDPLWKPIIEKEYYDAIGNLLYRGFDISGLVDNNEILVQTYRPYGAPTKAFMPQPRTRIKYVIDGYETLWRASEEAEECVLVTLHGNLGEGNYSYHSGCSDESTSSSSHSSHIGSRTRSKTSQDTASEEVTKEFNSAKRELRRRGRSASSSSKTESPKVATSLTDDKSSPTGVSTSTGKSDGQKASRGLKRKRSDCFSSSSQEPNVNVSSLMRDMKIIRIAVKGTQGIYSVYLEKVRQGWFEITREQFHRKMEEFDDEWDETEANVMNEPSSSMT; this is encoded by the coding sequence ATGGTTGTGGAGCGCGGAGAGTTCGTCTGGCTGGCCCCTTCAGAAGAAAAGTTGGTGAGCCTAAGTCTAACCTCAAAGAAGGATGTGCCATTTTACGCGCTCTTGGAATCGACTATAGACGGAACATCCAAGAAATACTACTTCAAACATCGAGATGAGTTGATGACCCAGAAATGTAAGACCTCGCATGAAGTTGTGCTTGATCCCCTATGGAAACCAATTATAGAAAAGGAATACTACGATGCAATTGGAAACCTCTTGTACAGGGGATTTGACATATCAGGCCTCGTTGATAACAATGAAATTCTTGTACAAACCTACCGACCATATGGAGCTCCAACAAAGGCCTTTATGCCACAGCCACGTACCCGAATCAAATACGTGATAGATGGATATGAAACGCTATGGAGAGCCTCAGAAGAAGCAGAGGAATGTGTACTCGTTACACTCCATGGAAATCTGGGAGAAGGCAACTATTCATACCATAGCGGCTGTTCTGATGAATCCACCTCAAGTTCCAGCCATTCAAGCCACATTGGCTCTCGTACTCGTAGCAAAACTAGTCAAGATACAGCTTCCGAGGAAGTTACAAAGGAATTCAATAGTGCCAAAAGAGAACTGAGAAGACGAGGTAGAAGTGCATCGTCTTCCAGCAAGACAGAATCGCCAAAAGTAGCAACCAGTTTAACGGATGACAAGTCAAGTCCTACAGGGGTCAGTACATCTACCGGGAAAAGTGATGGTCAAAAGGCATCTCGTGGTTtaaagaggaaaagaagCGACTGCTTTAGTTCCAGTTCACAAGAGCCAAATGTAAACGTTTCTAGCTTGATGAGAGACATGAAAATTATACGCATTGCAGTAAAGGGAACACAGGGCATCTACTCGGTATACCTCGAAAAGGTTAGGCAGGGATGGTTTGAGATTACCAGGGAGCAATTCCACagaaaaatggaagagtttgaTGATGAATGGGATGAAACAGAGGCAAACGTAATGAACGAACCATCCTCTAGCATGACATAG
- a CDS encoding hypothetical protein (encoded by transcript BEWA_036420A), translated as MTQKGRAIKEPDDRQVLPSVERLAIVDIAESSNKEYKDRNGKVITMEKDAGEHYSGFKSYSHMSHGNHIGKIIHDGVTQKGLPEVLGWCYKVVVYYLDYDYNNRIPLLVDIYIGNGKTSYNNSAKEVNQWSHIVNFSGSTRREQLLRISQDIGFPISINVKAERDYVVGNNKDFPHVLVEYKRLYTAFAKYVHKIPGERMRVISTQLGKFDHNSRDRNLYRRIYNSASVYYWVGDKDLKLPLFLELHSTESHLYKLNNNHWVPILKPLTFDELLDQENFDRNKVIPFDMSKTSTCRYMRSAYVTKKPFLDSSESLKVEAFRYKAQKEYQFSRIKDGTKHQVGFDSAFKSTINVIYTYSFPNGMSPYLIHLPQAGKKWYIYIRENTWGVVSNNLPKDEKDLESIYKLLEAFDDGRSDASTEFSDFYEVENVKIENEVEVEIIQKSSSWNKPTWLTVLEAAIDISWKVLLGLVCYKFIKKRV; from the coding sequence ATGACGCAAAAAGGTAGAGCCATCAAAGAGCCAGATGATAGGCAAGTTCTGCCAAGTGTAGAAAGGCTGGCTATAGTTGACATTGCAGAGAGCAGTAATAAGGAGTATAAAGACAGGAATGGAAAGGTAATTACTATGGAAAAGGATGCTGGTGAACATTACAGTGGCTTCAAATCTTACTCCCACATGAGTCATGGCAATCACATTGGAAAGATCATTCATGATGGAGTTACGCAAAAGGGACTCCCAGAGGTTCTAGGATGGTGTTACAAGGTTGTAGTTTACTATTTGGATTATGATTATAATAACAGGATTCCCCTCCTTGTAGATATTTACATAGGGAATGGCAAAACGAGCTACAATAACTCTGCCAAGGAAGTTAATCAATGGTCCCATATAGTAAACTTTTCCGGGTCTACACGTAGAGAGCAACTCCTAAGGATCTCTCAGGACATTGGATTTCCTATAAGCATAAATGTCAAGGCTGAGCGTGACTATGTAGTTGGTAATAATAAAGACTTTCCGCATGTACTCGTCGAATATAAGAGACTTTACACTGCGTTTGCAAAATATGTCCATAAAATCCCTGGAGAGAGGATGAGGGTAATATCAACCCAGCTTGGGAAATTTGACCATAATTCTAGAGATAGAAACCTCTATAGGCGCATATACAACTCTGCATCCGTTTACTATTGGGTTGGAGATAAAGACCTAAAACTGCCGCTATTCCTCGAACTTCACTCCACCGAGTCTCATCTGTACAAATTAAATAACAATCACTGGGTTCCAATACTCAAACCTTTAACTTTTGACGAACTTTTGGACCAAGAAAACTTTGATAGAAACAAGGTGATCCCATTTGACATGTCAAAAACGTCAACTTGCAGATACATGAGAAGTGCATATGTGACTAAAAAACCGTTTTTGGATTCGTCTGAATCCTTAAAAGTTGAAGCTTTCCGTTACAAGGCTCAAAAGGAGTACCAATTTAGCAGAATAAAGGACGGAACAAAACACCAAGTTGGATTCGATTCTGCATTTAAATCGACCATTAACGTGATTTACACGTATTCATTCCCCAATGGAATGAGTCCTTATTTAATCCACTTACCACAGGCTGGTAAGAAATGGTACATTTATATAAGGGAGAATACTTGGGGTGTAGTTTCGAATAATCTCCccaaagatgaaaaggacCTTGAGagcatttataaactccTGGAAGCGTTCGATGACGGGAGAAGTGACGCTTCTACGGAATTCAGCGACTTTTATGAAGTGgaaaatgttaaaattgaaaatgagGTTGAAGTGGAGATTATCCAAAAATCGTCCTCGTGGAATAAACCTACATGGTTAACTGTACTAGAAGCTGCCATAGACATTTCATGGAAAGTTTTACTCGGATTAGTGTGCTACAAGTTCATCAAGAAGAGAGTATAG